The DNA segment ATGCCGCTCATAAGTTAGCCACTTCAGGGTTATTTACTTGTCTCTGGTCTGCGGTTACCAGTTTATGTGACCATAGGAAGACCGCGAAGCTATCTCTCTGATAATTTCTTGATATAACTAGGAATAGACATAACTTTTGTAATTTCTTAAAAATAGTGATCTAGAGAACTAAAACTTTGGTCGCGGACACGAATAACATGCCAGGAGAAAATAACTTTTGACCGTGGCGTTTGTGGTTCAATTTGCAGGTCTTTCTCTAGTTTTTATTATGACGCTGAATTTTTTGGTAACCAAAATATGGTCTCCTGACTTtcaagtgtgtgtgtatatatatatatctgttacTTGATATCTTCAATTATTTATGCACGTTGATGAGCTTCCTTTTCTGTCTCCAGAAGTTCTCAGCCATTTTGGTTTTACGGCTCGCATTTCAAAGCCTTGGTGTGGTATTTGGAGATTTAGGGACATCACCATTGTATGTATTCCACAATACATTTCCTTCTAGGGTTGAAGACTCGGAGGATGTTGTCGGTGCACTTTCTTTAATCATATACTCACTCACGCTCATCCCACTCCttaaatatgtttttgttgtgTTGAGAGCAAATGACAATGGTCAAGGTAAGCCATCACTCTCTGTTTGACTTGTAAATTATAATTGCTACAATTAGTCTGATATACCCTTTTGAATCTAGATTTTGTCTTTTATATTGTTAATTTGAAGCCCTTATAAAAAATTTTGGGCTTTATATATACAGAAAATGGACCTTGAAACCAAATTCTAACTAAATTATAACAATGGTATGCTGCTGAGGTACCTTAATGCTTTTCTAAAGAAAAAGATGTCCAACAAAAAGCATCATCTTTCCCTGTTTCATTTTAAGAGGCTGAAAATAAAGGCATCAATTTCATATCGGGtagaaaaattattattctttgTACATAAGCATGTTCTGTGTTTGGTTTGATTTGTAACAATAGAAAGTAGAGTTGAAACTAAGGTCATGCTTTTCAGTTTTCTTAAACTAGAGGCAAGCACTTTTTGAAGTCAAGCTGAATCAAATTAGTATGTTttgatctggtctagttgtactcTAAATGAGGATTATATGAAAACAAGACATCGATGTATCAAGAATGGAGTAAATTCATTCCTTTGTTTCCTTTCTAATTTCACAGTATTTGTTTCCAAAAGATCTGGcagcatataaaaaaaattttctccaCCAAACTTTTTAGTTTGCTTGTTAGATGGTTAGATATTTCTTTTAGATCATACATTCAAATTCAGGGTCATATCATAACTTTTAGAGGGTTCTTAGGTTGGATCTGATCAtgcattattataatttttatcacgTCCTTGTAAATATTAAAGTAGTAAAAAGTCAGGAAAACCATGTGAAATATGAGTTTGCTGTGCTAATATATCACCTCCTTTTGCCCAACCTAATGTACGAGAAACAAATATTGTTGTTTCTTTAACCAACACTCTTTGTTTGAACCCATACAATGTCCTTTGCTGCCAAAATCTAggaaaaatctaaaatatgaaaTCTAAAgtttaatttttgaattttattGTAGGCAAACTTAAATATTTGACCCAACCTTGTTTTTGCCTGCATTTTCATGTCATACAATTATCAAGGCAGATTGAAATAAATGCAATATTAAGGTTCCGTACGCAAATATTTTGTCAAATATTTTGTCAAAGGTGATGGTTTAGCTAGATATTCTTCTAGAAGTCAACATAACTGTGAATTTAGTGCATAGCCATGGGTGGGTGCTCCTTCAACAAAGCTGATGTCTTTGAACTGCTGATTAACCTCTGTGTGAAGCTAAAATATATTCCAGAAATTGAAAATTAATATTGTTACTGATACATTGGTAACTTTCTTTGGTAGGCTTCTTTACTTATCTCTTTGTTCATGCTtaggtaaaaaataataattctgcTTTATAATGTGCAGGTGGTACTTTTGCTCTTTATTCACTACTCTGTCGCCATGCGAAAATAATTACCCTTCCTAATCAACACAGAACCGATGAACAGCTAACAACATACAGTCGTCACACTTATGATGAAGGTTCACTTGCTGCAAAGGTTAAGAAATGGTTGGAAGCACATGCATATAAAAAGAATGCTATTCTATTTCTTGTTCTCATTGGTACATGTATGGCAATTGGAGATGGAATTCTTACTCCTGCTATATCAGGCAAGTTCTTTTGTTAACTCTTCGTAATTGTCAACTCTTCATGATCAATATTTTTCCCCTTTGTCTGGATTACCTGAACTCTTTGCACTAATTATGAAGCTCATTCTTGTTTTGAGCACTACTATTTCCAATCTATACTGAAGGTACTATCTTCAGTCTCTTGTTGCAAGCTTTTGATGTATGCTACAAGTATATATTTGGCTTCAGGAGTTACTGAGGATTCATAATTACCAATTGTTTCCTCCTCAAAACTGCAACCTATCACAAACTTCATCTTAAAATCAAAAATTTATTCCACTTTTCCCTTACAGTTTACAGCTCTCATATCATTTTCTAAGGGAGGAACTGTCATTTGTTGACTTTGTTTTTCTATCTTAAGAAATGGATTAAATAGGTACATGCTCAATAAACCAATATAAACCTCACGACAAATGACATCTTGAACTATGGAACAATGCAAATTCCTATTTCCTTTGTTTGTGTCTTTCTTCTTTTAGAAAAATTTCTGCACAAGAGACTTATAGGTGCTACACGCACATTGTTAGTATGTTTACATACTTCATATTTTCTAAATGACAATCAATAACAAAAGCTAGTTTTgttttttagagagagagagagatagagaggtgTATTGTGCAACTGAGGTCTCAAACCTATTGGCCAATAAATTGTAttgctttttaaaaaaaatgaatttaagtATGCTCTAGGTCCTCATTTTGCCCTAACTGGACTGGGACATTGATCACGTGTTACAATACTAGCTCAACCACATATGTACATACACATATTTCTTGGACGAGGGCCTTCCCCCACTGTACCCCCCTCTCTAACAGATATTCTATCAGTGACGACCCTCTGAAAGCTTCGGTCTTTAACATCCCTTCCTCAGATGCTCGAGAACAAAATCTGCCAATTCTATGGAAAATGTCTGCAGGAGGTCAATCATGGAATGACAGTTCCAGTGATTGAAAGAGAGGGGTCTCATGAGAAGATTCATGAGGTCTATCAGGTAAAGTTCTGGAAATGGTAAACCACTAAGAAGAAAAAAGCTGATTATGTTTTGTAACCGGATCAGTGCATTAATGTCAAATGCACAAACAGGAGTATGTTCATCCTAAGAATATTTGATCTCATCTTGTTCATGGATTATACCAAAGATGTAGCATATATCAGATGTTCATGGAAGATGCTTGTGCGATGACATTGGATATTACAACATGAAATCAAATTCTTGATTGATATTTGCTAGTTTTTCtgtatatttttagattttagatatgCTTGTCTAGCATAACAATATAAGTTGAagacatttattaatattttgGTTGTGGGTGCTTAATCTACCGATGCATCTAGCGTTCTAACATGGACGTTTATGTTTTTTCAGTTCTTTCAGCATCAGGTGGTATAAAAGTTGAGGATCCAAAAATTACCAATGGTAGAGTACTCCTCTGAACTTAGTTATTTCTTTTTTTGATGACTTTATCTGTACTCATGTTATTTTTATACTAAGCCACCTTGATTTCTGAAACTTAGGCGAGGAACAATCAATTGTTGTGAAATAGCATCCCGACAATGTCTTTTTAGataatattttgaattatttgcaataattatttgaattattcaACATGAATTGCTTCTTTATTTTCATGTTTCTTTGTCTCAGATGTGTCTACAATTGTTGCGGTTGTCATATTGGTTGGATTGTTTAGCATTCAACACTATGGTATGAACAAAGTTGGATGGCTTTTTGCTCCTGTTGTGGTCCTCTGGTTTCTATTAATTGGTGCAATTGGTGCCCTGAACATATGGAAGTATGATAACTCGGTCCTGAAGGCTTATAATCCAGTTTTCATTTTTCGGTATTTTAGACGAGGAAAGCGTAATAGTTGGATCTCTCTTGGAGGAATTATGCTTAGTATAACTGGTTAGTTTTAGAATATGATGCAGCTATCTTCCATCTTGTCATATCTTTTGCATAGAATATCGTTGAAGTCGATTCTGGTTCTGCTTTAACAAATATACAGAAGATAACTTCTCTGTCATGGAATTGTTTTTAGGGACAGAAGCACTATTTGCTGATCTTTCTTATTTCCCTGTTCTCTCGATTCAGGTAAATTGCATTATACTCTGATTAATCATGAACAATTCTCAACTACCACTTGTACTTATATGTTCTCTTAATGCAGATTGCTTTCACTCTTGTTGTGTTTCCTTGTCTTCTTTTGGCATATACTGGACAAGCTGCTTATATTGTTAGTAACAATGGTCAAGCTTTTGATGCTTTTTATCGATCCATTCCAGGTGCCTTCTGATGCTTATAAGTTTCTTTGAGTCCTGTACTTTCTTTGTGGGCGGTCGATGATGTTTTCTATCCTTGTAGATGGTATTTACTGGCCGACGTTTATCattgcaacagcagcagcagtgaTTGCTAGTCAAGCAACCATATCTGCGACATTTTCAATTATTAAGCAAGCACTTGCACTTGGTTGTTTCCCCAGGGTCAAAGTTGTGCACACATCAAAAAATTTCCTTGGGCAGATATACATTCCAGACATTAATTGGGTGCTTATGGTTCTCTGCATAGCTGTTACAGCTGGATTCAAAAATCAAAGTCAAATTGGAAATGCATATGGTAAGCTTGTGGTAATTTCACAGAGCATCCACTACATAAGATATTCAGTTAATATACTTACGAGTTATATGCTTTAGTGATTACCTTACTAGCATTGCCATAATCTTATTAGTATCATTGTAGTTTTAGAGTAGTAATCCCATATATAATCAGTACTTGAACTTCCTTCAACCAGAGCTGAATATATAAAAAGACAAGTGAGAGGCCCAAGGAATGCGAGATGGCAGCTgcaaagaaggcacttttgactaaACTTAAGGTGTCACCAGATTATGACTAGATTTAGgatatctttctttttttgactAGATTTTGGATTTCCTTTCTATAAAACAAGCTTTTCTGGACTACTAGTCTACCAATTAGGTTTCTCCACATAACTGCAATATAAATTGCTCTACCTTGTCTCAATTGTGTTTGCACATACATAGAACTTAATTACCTCAGTGAAGTTCTCAAACGTCCTCTGTTGTGTGATTCTACCTTAAGCTGACTTCATTCTATGGCATGTTTTCCATGCTTGCTCCAGATTTGTATTGGCAGCCAGCTagatttttatatcttatcaatatgATTTCCATTGCTAGGCATCTAGTTATCTTCAAATATGAGCCATCC comes from the Musa acuminata AAA Group cultivar baxijiao chromosome BXJ2-8, Cavendish_Baxijiao_AAA, whole genome shotgun sequence genome and includes:
- the LOC135620302 gene encoding probable potassium transporter 11 isoform X2, giving the protein MASVPVNVESKGSMWDLDHNLDQPMDEEAGRLRNMYQEKFSAILVLRLAFQSLGVVFGDLGTSPLYVFHNTFPSRVEDSEDVVGALSLIIYSLTLIPLLKYVFVVLRANDNGQGGTFALYSLLCRHAKIITLPNQHRTDEQLTTYSRHTYDEGSLAAKVKKWLEAHAYKKNAILFLVLIGTCMAIGDGILTPAISVLSASGGIKVEDPKITNDVSTIVAVVILVGLFSIQHYGMNKVGWLFAPVVVLWFLLIGAIGALNIWKYDNSVLKAYNPVFIFRYFRRGKRNSWISLGGIMLSITGTEALFADLSYFPVLSIQIAFTLVVFPCLLLAYTGQAAYIVSNNGQAFDAFYRSIPDGIYWPTFIIATAAAVIASQATISATFSIIKQALALGCFPRVKVVHTSKNFLGQIYIPDINWVLMVLCIAVTAGFKNQSQIGNAYGTAVVTVMLVTTFLMIPIMLLVWRSHWILVFIFTGLSLLVELPYFSAMLFKIGQGGWVPLVIAAAFLAIMYIWHYGTVKRFEFESHSRVPMAWILGLGPSLGLVRVPGIGFVYTELTNGVPHIFSHFITNLPAIHSVVVFVCVRYLPVHTVPMEERVLVKRIGPKNFHMFRCVARYGYKDHHMKDDDFEKLLFDSLCLFVRLESMMEGYSDSDEYSTCEQQTRKSMKKSIDLLVMEGGSGNTLFSTLESGASSSLDSIIPSQSTQCGSSLMMRCSGQTSQRPGEELEFLNRCKEAGVVHILGNTIVRARRDSGIVKRVAVNYIYAFLRRICRENSVMFNVPHESLLNVGQIFYV
- the LOC135620302 gene encoding probable potassium transporter 11 isoform X1 — translated: MASVPVNVESKGSMWDLDHNLDQPMDEEAGRLRNMYQEKKFSAILVLRLAFQSLGVVFGDLGTSPLYVFHNTFPSRVEDSEDVVGALSLIIYSLTLIPLLKYVFVVLRANDNGQGGTFALYSLLCRHAKIITLPNQHRTDEQLTTYSRHTYDEGSLAAKVKKWLEAHAYKKNAILFLVLIGTCMAIGDGILTPAISVLSASGGIKVEDPKITNDVSTIVAVVILVGLFSIQHYGMNKVGWLFAPVVVLWFLLIGAIGALNIWKYDNSVLKAYNPVFIFRYFRRGKRNSWISLGGIMLSITGTEALFADLSYFPVLSIQIAFTLVVFPCLLLAYTGQAAYIVSNNGQAFDAFYRSIPDGIYWPTFIIATAAAVIASQATISATFSIIKQALALGCFPRVKVVHTSKNFLGQIYIPDINWVLMVLCIAVTAGFKNQSQIGNAYGTAVVTVMLVTTFLMIPIMLLVWRSHWILVFIFTGLSLLVELPYFSAMLFKIGQGGWVPLVIAAAFLAIMYIWHYGTVKRFEFESHSRVPMAWILGLGPSLGLVRVPGIGFVYTELTNGVPHIFSHFITNLPAIHSVVVFVCVRYLPVHTVPMEERVLVKRIGPKNFHMFRCVARYGYKDHHMKDDDFEKLLFDSLCLFVRLESMMEGYSDSDEYSTCEQQTRKSMKKSIDLLVMEGGSGNTLFSTLESGASSSLDSIIPSQSTQCGSSLMMRCSGQTSQRPGEELEFLNRCKEAGVVHILGNTIVRARRDSGIVKRVAVNYIYAFLRRICRENSVMFNVPHESLLNVGQIFYV